Genomic segment of Streptomyces alboniger:
CGCCCTGAGCGCCGTACCCGCCGGCTGGTCGGCCGTGCACGGACCCGCGTCGCGGCAGGCCTGCCTGGATCACGTCGAGGCCGTCTGGACCGACCTGCGCCCGAAGGCCCCCCAGGACAA
This window contains:
- a CDS encoding MbtH family protein → MTNPFEDADGTYLVLVNDLRQHSLWPALSAVPAGWSAVHGPASRQACLDHVEAVWTDLRPKAPQDNGPA